A single Bos mutus isolate GX-2022 chromosome 16, NWIPB_WYAK_1.1, whole genome shotgun sequence DNA region contains:
- the LRRN2 gene encoding leucine-rich repeat neuronal protein 2, with product MRLLVAPLLLAWVAGATATVPVVPWHVPCPPGCACQIRPWYTPRSSYREATTVDCNDLFLTAVPPALPAGTQTLLLQSNSIVRVDQSELGYLANLTELDLSQNSFSDPRDCDLRALPQLLSLHLEENQLTRLEDHSFAGLASLQELYLNHNQLYRIAPRAFAGLSNLLRLHLNSNLLRAVDNRWFEMLPSLEILMIGGNKVDAILDMNFRPLANLRSLVLAGMNLREISDYALEGLQSLESLSFYDNRLARVPRRALEQVPGLKFLDLNKNPLQRVGPGDFANMLHLKELGLNNMEELVSIDKFALVNLPELTKLDITNNPRLSFIHPRAFRHLPQMETLMLNNNALSALHQQTVESLPNLQEVGLHGNPIRCDCVIRWANATSTRVRFIEPQSTLCAEPPDLQRLPVREVAFREMTDHCLPLISPRSFPPRLQVASGDSLLLHCRALAEPEPEIYWVTPAGVRLTAAWAGRKYRVYPEGTLELRRVTAQEAGLYTCVAQNLVGADTKTVSVVVGRAPLQRGRDEAWGLELRVQETHPYHILLSWVSPPNTVSTNLTWASASTLRGHRATALARLPRGTHSYNITRLLQATEYWACLQVAFADAHTQLACVWARTTEAAPCRRGLGDRPGLIAILALAVLLLAAGLAAQLGAGQPRQSVGGRPLLPVWAFWGWSAPSARVVSAPLVLHWNPGRKWPRSSEGETRSPPPSQNS from the coding sequence ATGAGGCTCCTCGTGGCCCCCCTTTTGCTAGCGTGGGTGGCTGGTGCCACTGCCACAGTGCCCGTGGTACCTTGGCACGTGCCCTGCCCCCCAGGGTGTGCCTGCCAGATCCGGCCCTGGTATACCCCCCGATCGTCCTACCGCGAGGCCACCACCGTGGACTGCAATGACCTATTCCTGACGGCGGTCCCCCCAGCACTGCCCGCAGGCACACAGACCCTGCTTCTGCAGAGCAACAGCATCGTCCGCGTGGACCAGAGTGAACTGGGCTACCTGGCCAATCTCACGGAGCTGGACCTGTCCCAGAACAGCTTTTCAGACCCCCGAGACTGTGATCTCCGTGCCCTGCCccagctgctgagcctgcaccTGGAGGAGAACCAGCTGACCCGGCTGGAGGACCACAGCTTCGCGGGGCTGGCCAGCCTGCAGGAGCTCTATCTCAACCACAACCAGCTCTACCGCATCGCCCCCAGGGCTTTCGCGGGGCTCAGCAACCTCCTACGGCTACATCTCAACTCCAACCTGCTGCGGGCCGTTGACAACCGCTGGTTCGAGATGCTGCCCAGCCTGGAGATCCTCATGATTGGCGGCAACAAGGTGGATGCCATCCTGGACATGAACTTCCGGCCCCTGGCCAACCTGCGCAGCCTGGTGCTCGCGGGCATGAACCTGCGGGAGATCTCTGACTATGCCCTGGAGGGGCTGCAAAGCCTCGAGAGCCTCTCCTTCTACGACAACCGGCTGGCCCGTGTGCCCCGGCGGGCGCTGGAGCAGGTGCCGGGGCTCAAGTTCCTAGACCTGAACAAGAACCCACTCCAGCGGGTGGGGCCCGGGGACTTTGCCAACATGTTGCACCTCAAGGAGCTGGGGCTGAACAACATGGAGGAACTGGTCTCCATCGACAAATTTGCCCTGGTCAACCTCCCCGAGCTGACCAAGCTGGACATCACCAACAACCCTCGGCTCTCGTTCATCCACCCCCGAGCCTTCCGCCACCTGCCCCAGATGGAGACCCTCATGCTCAACAACAATGCTCTCAGTGCCTTGCACCAGCAGACCGTGGAGTCCCTGCCCAACCTGCAGGAGGTGGGTCTCCATGGCAACCCCATCCGCTGCGACTGTGTCATCCGCTGGGCTAACGCCACCAGCACCCGCGTCCGCTTCATCGAGCCCCAGTCCACGCTGTGTGCCGAGCCCCCGGACCTTCAGCGCCTCCCAGTGCGGGAGGTGGCCTTCCGGGAGATGACGGACCACTGCCTGCCCCTCATCTCCCCCCGCAGCTTCCCCCCGCGCCTCCAGGTGGCCAGCGGAGACAGCCTGCTGCTGCACTGCCGGGCGCTGGCGGAGCCCGAGCCCGAGATCTACTGGGTGACTCCCGCTGGGGTTAGGCTGACGGCCGCCTGGGCGGGCCGCAAGTACCGGGTGTACCCCGAGGGGACACTGGAGCTGCGGAGAGTGACAGCGCAAGAAGCAGGGCTGTACACCTGTGTGGCCCAGAACCTGGTTGGGGCCGACACGAAGACGGTTAGTGTGGTTGTCGGCCGGGCCCCGCTGCAACGCGGCAGAGACGAGGCGTGGGGGCTGGAGCTCCGGGTTCAGGAGACCCACCCCTACCACATCCTGCTGTCTTGGGTCTCCCCACCCAACACAGTCTCCACCAACCTCACCTGGGCCAGCGCCTCCACCCTCCGGGGCCACAGGGCCACCGCGCTGGCCCGCCTGCCACGGGGCACCCACAGCTACAACATCACGCGCCTCCTTCAGGCCACGGAGTACTGGGCCTGCCTGCAGGTGGCCTTCGCGGATGCCCACACCCAGTTGGCCTGTGTGTGGGCCAGGACTACAGAGGCCGCCCCTTGCCGCAGAGGCTTAGGGGACCGGCCCGGGCTCATAGCCATCCTGGCTCTCGCCGTCCTCCTGCTGGCAGCCGGGCTGGCAGCCCAGCTTGGCGCCGGCCAGCCCAGGCAGAGCGTGGGTGGGCGGCCCCTGCTCCCAGTCTGGGCTTTCTGGGGCTGGAGCGCCCCTTCTGCCCGGGTGGTCTCGGCACCCCTCGTCCTGCACTGGAATCCAGGGAGGAAGTGGCCCAGGTCCTCCGAAGGGGAGACTCGGTCCCCGCCACCGTCACAGAATTCCTGA